One genomic window of Coffea eugenioides isolate CCC68of chromosome 1, Ceug_1.0, whole genome shotgun sequence includes the following:
- the LOC113772499 gene encoding uncharacterized protein LOC113772499: MGSSGFFPTVGILFLFAWGAVAEQGEYILYKDPKQPAFRRINDLMSRMTLEEKIGQMTQLDRVYTTPEILKNYSIGSLLSGGGSVPLPNATPKDWVDMINNFQKGSLSSRLGIPMVYGIDAVHGHNNVYKATIFPHNIGLGSTRDPELVRRIGAATALEVRATGIQYAFAPCIAVCRDPRWGRCYESYSEDPQIVKEMTEIIKGLQGEIPPGGRKGVPYVGGPDKVAACAKHFVGDGGTTKGINENNTVTDWHRLMSIHMPGYDASIIKGVSTVMVSYSSYNGLKMHANRNLVTDFLKGRMRFRGFVISDWQGIDKITTPAHANYTLSVLDGISAGIDMIMVPDNHTEFIDTLTYLVKNNYIPVSRIDDAVRRILRVKFTLGLFEKPYADYTYIDQLGSQAHRDLAREAVRKSLVLLKNGNNADEPLIPLSKKARKILVTGTHAHNLGYQCGGWTIAWQGLSGNNHTAGTTILNGITAAVDHGTEVVYKESVDGSDFVTDNNFDYAIVVVGEPPYAETAGDNANLTIPEPGPSTITNVCSSVKCAVVVVSGRPLVVEPYLSSIDALVAAWLPGTEGQGVADVLFGDYGFTGKTSRTWFKTVEQLPMNYGDEHYDPLFPLGHGLTTEPDQS, translated from the exons ATGGGTTCGAGTGGTTTTTTCCCCACAGTGGGAATTTTGTTCCTATTTGCATGGGGAGCAGTTGCAGAACAAGGAGAATACATATTATACAAGGACCCAAAACAGCCAGCTTTTAGAAGAATTAATGACCTAATGTCAAGAATGACACTTGAGGAAAAAATTGGGCAAATGACACAGCTTGATAGAGTCTATACAACTCCTGAGATATTGAAGAATTACTCAATTGGAAGTTTGCTCAGTGGTGGAGGAAGTGTTCCTCTTCCAAATGCAACTCCTAAGGATTGGGTTGATATGATTAACAATTTCCAGAAGGGTTCTCTTTCTAGCAGACTTGGGATCCCTATGGTTTATGGGATTGATGCTGTCCATGGCCATAATAATGTCTACAAGGCTACCATATTCCCCCATAATATTGGTCTTGGATCCACCAG AGATCCGGAGTTGGTGAGAAGGATTGGAGCTGCAACTGCTCTTGAAGTTAGAGCTACTGGAATTCAATATGCTTTCGCTCCATGCATTGCG GTCTGTAGAGATCCAAGATGGGGTAGGTGTTATGAGAGTTACAGTGAAGATCCACAAATTGTGAAAGAGATGACTGAAATTATTAAGGGATTACAAGGAGAAATCCCTCCTGGAGGGCGTAAGGGTGTTCCTTATGTTGGTGGACC GGACAAAGTTGCAGCTTGTGCAAAACATTTTGTTGGTGATGGTGGAACGACAAAGGGAATCAATGAGAACAACACAGTGACTGATTGGCATCGATTGATGAGCATTCATATGCCTGGATATGATGCCTCCATCATCAAGGGTGTCTCAACTGTCATGGTTTCCTACTCCAGCTACAACGGACTAAAAATGCATGCCAACCGTAACCTTGTAACTGATTTCCTCAAAGGCAGGATGAGGTTCAGG GGTTTTGTGATATCGGATTGGCAAGGAATTGACAAAATTACAACGCCAGCACACGCAAATTACACGTTGTCTGTTCTAGATGGGATTTCAGCTGGAATTGATATG ATTATGGTTCCTGACAACCACACAGAATTCATTGATACTTTGACTTACTTGGTTAAAAACAACTACATCCCTGTAAGCAGAATTGATGATGCAGTCAGGAGGATTTTGAGAGTCAAGTTCACCTTGGGATTGTTTGAGAAACCTTATGCTGATTACACTTACATTGATCAACTTGGTAGCCAG GCTCATAGAGATTTGGCTAGGGAAGCTGTGAGGAAATCACTTGTGCTGTTGAAGAATGGGAATAATGCTGATGAACCATTAATTCCCCTCTCcaagaaagcaaggaaaatctTAGTTACAGGAACTCATGCCCACAATCTGGGATACCAATGCGGAGGCTGGACAATTGCATGGCAAGGACTCAGTGGCAACAACCATACCGCTG GAACCACAATCTTGAATGGTATTACAGCAGCAGTTGATCATGGCACTGAGGTTGTTTACAAAGAAAGCGTCGACGGTTCTGATTTTGTCACGGACAACAACTTCGACTATGCAATCGTTGTTGTTGGTGAGCCTCCATATGCAGAAACTGCAGGGGACAATGCCAACTTAACCATTCCTGAACCAGGTCCATCTACAATCACCAACGTCTGTAGCAGTGTCAAGTGTGCTGTTGTCGTCGTATCCGGCAGACCTCTTGTGGTTGAGCCCTACCTTTCATCCATTGATGCTTTGGTTGCTGCATGGCTCCCTGGAACTGAAGGCCAAGGAGTTGCTGATGTTCTCTTTGGAGACTATGGATTCACCGGAAAAACTTCTCGTACTTGGTTCAAGACTGTTGAGCAGCTGCCAATGAACTATGGTGATGAGCATTATGATCCACTCTTCCCTCTTGGACATGGCCTCACAACTGAGCCTGATCAAAGCTAG
- the LOC113772507 gene encoding uncharacterized protein LOC113772507: protein MPVPGMFKSLSCTGPYAMALKICIPTMVVLVGVLVLYFSISPTHAQDAPLYRDPKQPVETRVEDLLRRMTLAEKIGQMAQMERENMTADIMKDYNIGSVLSGGGSWPKQNATAKDWVDVINDFQKGATSTRLGIPYIYGIDAVHGNNNVYKATIFPHNVGLGVTRDPELVKRIGAATALECRATGIQYAFSPCIAVCRDPRWGRCYESYSEDHTIVQQMTEIVAGLQGDIPEGHPQGYPYLGGQDKVVGCAKHYVGDGGTVKGINENNTIIDWKGLLDIHMPAYPDAIRKGVGTVMISYSSWNGVKMHANHDLITNYLKGTLGFKGFVISDWQGIDKITYPAHSNYTYSVEVSINAGLDMIMVPYNYTEFIDTVTFLVEKNYIPMSRIDDAVRRILRVKFIAGLFEKPFADLSFADQLGSQEHRDLAREAVRKSQVLLKNGKHPNNPLLPLPKKAHKILVAGTHANDIGLQCGGWTITWRGMAGNNNTIGTTILSGIKSAVDPSTKVEYRKKPSSRFVKAMQFDYAIVVVGEPPYVETFGDNLNLTIPQTGLRTIHNVCNNVKCVVVLISGRPLVIEPHLPKIDALVAAWLPGSEGQGVSDVLFGDFGFTGKLARTWFKRVDQLPMNVGDPHYDPLFPFGFGLETKPIVAGNH from the exons atgcCTGTTCCAGGAAT GTTTAAGAGTTTATCTTGTACAGGTCCTTATGCAATGGCTTTGAAGATTTGTATTCCAACAATGGTTGTCCTAGTGGGGGTTCTGgttctttatttttctatatctcCAACCCACGCGCAAGATGCACCGTTGTACAGAGATCCAAAACAGCCTGTTGAAACTCGAGTTGAGGATCTTCTGCGAAGAATGACTTTAGCAGagaaaattggtcaaatggcACAGATGGAAAGGGAAAACATGACTGCTGATATTATGAAAGACTACAACATTGGTAGTGTGCTTAGTGGAGGAGGAAGTTGGCCTAAACAAAATGCTACTGCCAAAGATTGGGTTGATGTGATAAATGACTTTCAAAAAGGTGCTACATCTACTAGGCTTGGCATTCCCTACATTTATGGGATTGATGCTGTCCATGGCAACAACAATGTGTACAAGGCAACAATTTTCCCCCACAATGTTGGCCTTGGAGTGACTAG GGATCCTGAGCTTGTTAAAAGAATTGGAGCTGCAACTGCTCTTGAGTGCAGAGCAACAGGGATTCAATATGCTTTTTCTCCATGCATTGCG GTTTGTAGAGATCCAAGATGGGGCAGATGCTACGAAAGCTACAGTGAGGATCACACTATtgtgcagcaaatgactgaaaTTGTGGCTGGTTTGCAAGGTGATATCCCCGAAGGCCATCCTCAGGGTTATCCCTATCTTGGTGGACA AGATAAGGTGGTTGGTTGTGCAAAACATTATGTGGGCGATGGGGGTACTGTCAAAGGAATCAACGAGAATAACACCATCATTGATTGGAAGGGATTGCTTGACATTCATATGCCTGCATACCCTGACGCCATCAGGAAGGGTGTTGGAACAGTCATGATTTCCTATTCCAGCTGGAATGGAGTGAAAATGCATGCTAATCATGATCTTATTACCAATTACCTTAAGGGAACCCTAGGTTTCAAG GGTTTTGTCATCTCTGATTGGCAAGGGATCGACAAAATCACGTATCCTGCCCATTCAAACTATACATACTCCGTTGAAGTTTCAATCAATGCTGGACTTGACATG ATCATGGTTCCTTACAACTACACTGAATTCATTGATACCGTGACCTTTCTAGTAGAGAAAAACTACATTCCAATGAGTCGAATTGATGATGCAGTTCGGAGGATTTTAAGAGTTAAATTTATAGCAGGACTTTTTGAGAAACCCTTTGCTGATCTTAGCTTTGCAGATCAATTAGGAAGTCAG GAACACAGAGATTTGGCAAGAGAAGCTGTGAGGAAGAGCCAAGTGTTATTGAAGAATGGAAAGCATCCAAATAATCCCTTGCTTCCTCTACCTAAAAAAGCACACAAGATTCTGGTTGCTGGAACTCATGCCAATGATATAGGTTTGCAATGTGGTGGTTGGACCATTACATGGAGGGGAATGGCAGGCAACAACAATACCATTG GAACCACAATCTTAAGTGGCATCAAATCTGCAGTTGATCCAAGCACAAAAGTGGAATACAGGAAGAAACCTAGTAGCAGATTTGTTAAAGCCATGCAATTCGATTATGCCATTGTTGTTGTTGGAGAGCCTCCTTATGTGGAGACATTTGGAGACAATCTCAACTTGACAATTCCTCAAACCGGCCTACGAACAATCCACAATGTGTGCAACAATGTCAAGTGTGTTGTGGTGCTAATCTCAGGCAGACCTCTTGTGATTGAGCCTCACCTCCCAAAGATTGATGCTTTGGTTGCTGCATGGCTGCCTGGCTCTGAAGGCCAAGGGGTGTCTGATGTTCTCTTTGGAGATTTTGGATTTACAGGAAAGCTTGCAAGAACTTGGTTCAAGAGAGTTGATCAACTACCAATGAATGTTGGAGATCCTCACTACGATCCATTGTTTCCATTTGGTTTTGGACTAGAAACTAAGCCAATTGTTGCTGGTAATCATTAG
- the LOC113761570 gene encoding uncharacterized protein LOC113761570: MKVGRMGGRLISLMGFVVFLCLWAAGVAEGAVYLKYKDPKQPIGARIKDLMSRMTLEEKIGQMSQIERKLASSDIMKKYFVGSVLSGGGSVPAPMASAETWINMVNEFQKGSLSTRLGIPMIYGIDAVHGHNNVYNATIFPHNVGLGVTRDPQLLKRIGAATALEVRATGIPYTFAPCIAVCRDPRWGRCYESYSEDHRIVQAMTEIIPGLQGDAPAGTPKGVPFVAGKTKVAACAKHFVGDGGTVKGIDENNTVIDYKGLLSIHMPAYFDAIRKGVATVMVSYSSWNGKRMHANHDLVTGFLKDKLKFRGFVISDWQGIDKITDPPHSNYVYSVQAGVLAGIDMVMLPENFTEFIDDLTSLVKKNVIPMSRIDDAVKRILRVKFTMGLFENPLADLSLVHQLGSQEHRELAREAVRKSLVLLKNGIDNQPLLPLPKKSPKILVAGSHANNLGYQCGGWTIEWQGHGGNDLTVGTTILTAIKNTVDPSTQVIYNENPDANFVKSNSFSHAIVVVGETPYTEGAGDSLNLTIPEPGPSTIKNVCGSVKCVVVIISGRPVVVEPYLSSISALVAAWLPGTEGQGVAEVLFGDYGFTGKLARTWFKSVDQLPMNVGDPHYDPLFPFGFGLTTKPTKGN, translated from the exons ATGAAGGTGGGAAGAATGGGGGGAAGATTGATATCCCTGATGGGGTTTGTCGTATTTTTGTGTTTGTGGGCTGCTGGAGTTGCAGAAGGAGCTGTTTACTTGAAGTATAAAGACCCAAAGCAGCCAATAGGTGCAAGAATAAAGGACTTGATGAGCAGAATGACTCTTGAAGAAAAGATTGGACAGATGAGTCAGATTGAGAGAAAGCTAGCTTCATCTGATATCATGAAGAAGTATTTCGTAG GGAGTGTTTTGAGTGGTGGAGGGAGTGTTCCAGCACCTATGGCCTCTGCTGAAACTTGGATCAATATGGTAAATGAGTTTCAAAAAGGTTCCCTTTCTACCCGCCTTGGAATTCCTATGATATATGGAATAGATGCCGTTCATGGGCACAACAACGTCTATAACGCTACAATCTTTCCTCACAATGTTGGCCTTGGGGTCACTAG AGACCCACAACTCCTGAAGAGGATTGGCGCTGCAACTGCACTTGAAGTCAGAGCAACTGGGATTCCTTATACTTTTGCTCCCTGCATTGCG GTGTGTAGGGATCCTAGATGGGGTCGCTGTTATGAAAGCTATAGTGAAGATCACAGAATTGTTCAAGCAATGACTGAGATCATCCCCGGGTTACAAGGAGATGCTCCTGCTGGTACACCCAAAGGTGTTCCTTTTGTTGCTGGAAA GACAAAAGTTGCTGCTTGTGCCAAGCACTTTGTGGGAGATGGTGGCACGGTCAAGGGCATTGATGAGAACAACACCGTGATTGACTATAAGGGACTGCTTAGCATTCACATGCCTGCATATTTTGATGCTATCAGAAAGGGTGTAGCTACTGTGATGGTTTCTTACTCAAGCTGGAATGGAAAGAGAATGCATGCTAATCATGATCTTGTGACAGGCTTCCTCAAGGACAAACTCAAGTTCCGG GGTTTTGTAATATCAGATTGGCAGGGTATCGACAAAATTACAGACCCACCCCATTCCAATTATGTTTATTCTGTCCAAGCTGGAGTTCTTGCAGGAATTGACATG GTCATGCTTCCTGAGAATTTCACAGAATTCATTGATGATCTAACCTCTCTAGTGAAAAAGAACGTCATTCCCATGAGCCGGATTGATGATGCTGTTAAACGAATCTTGAGGGTTAAATTTACGATGGGTCTCTTTGAGAACCCGTTGGCTGATTTAAGCCTGGTACATCAACTGGGGAGCCAG GAACACAGAGAACTGGCAAGGGAAGCAGTAAGAAAGTCACTTGTGCTTCTAAAGAATGGTATTGATAATCAGCCATTGCTTCCTCTTCCTAAGAAATCGCCAAAGATTCTTGTTGCTGGAAGTCATGCCAATAATTTGGGTTATCAATGTGGAGGCTGGACCATAGAATGGCAGGGACATGGTGGCAATGACCTCACAGTAG GAACCACAATCTTGACTGCCATAAAGAACACAGTTGATCCATCAACGCAAGTTATCTATAATGAAAATCCAGACGCAAACTTTGTTAAGTCCAACAGTTTCTCCCATGCTATTGTTGTTGTTGGTGAGACACCATATACAGAGGGGGCTGGTGATAGCCTGAACCTGACAATACCTGAACCTGGTCCAAGCACCATAAAAAATGTCTGCGGCTCTGTCAAATGCGTTGTTGTTATCATCTCAGGCCGCCCAGTTGTAGTCGAGCCATATCTTTCAAGTATATCTGCATTGGTGGCTGCTTGGCTTCCAGGGACTGAAGGACAGGGAGTAGCCGAGGTTTTGTTCGGTGACTATGGTTTCACTGGCAAACTTGCAAGAACTTGGTTCAAGTCGGTGGATCAGCTCCCCATGAATGTTGGTGATCCTCATTATGATCCTCTATTTCCTTTTGGATTTGGTCTTACAACAAAACCTACAAAGGGCAACTAA